One part of the Rutidosis leptorrhynchoides isolate AG116_Rl617_1_P2 chromosome 1, CSIRO_AGI_Rlap_v1, whole genome shotgun sequence genome encodes these proteins:
- the LOC139866233 gene encoding short chain aldehyde dehydrogenase 1-like: protein MNGYTRNRLEGKVAIITGGASGFGESTVRLFVKHGAKVVIADVQDDLGLSLCNKLATKFGYNNILYVHCDVTQDSDVKNTVDTAISTFGKLDIMFNNAGITGTIDFSILNSDNENFKRVFDVNVFGAFLGAKHAARVMIPAKQGVILFTSSVASVLSGESPHAYTMSKHAVVGLMKNLCVELGQYGIRVNSISPGSVSTPLLTAAMGLDKAAVDGILCASAVLKEVVPTADDVAEAALYLGSDASKYVTGVNLVVDGGYSTTNPTYSRVIKQTFEDLVKG, encoded by the exons ATGAATGGTTATACTCGCAACAG GCTAGAAGGCAAAGTTGCCATAATTACAGGAGGTGCAAGTGGTTTTGGAGAAAGCACCGTTAGACTGTTCGTTAAACACGGCGCCAAAGTTGTGATTGCTGACGTTCAAGATGACCTAGGTCTTTCTCTTTGCAACAAATTAGCAACCAAATTCGGCTATAACAATATACTTTACGTACATTGTGACGTCACACAAGACTCCGATGTTAAAAACACCGTTGACACCGCCATTTCAACGTTTGGGAAACTCGACATCATGTTCAATAATGCCGGGATCACCGGGACCATAGATTTTAGTATCCTAAACTCGGATAACGAAAATTTTAAACGAGTTTTTGATGTGAATGTATTTGGAGCATTTTTAGGTGCTAAACATGCCGCTAGGGTTATGATTCCGGCTAAACAAGGAGTAATATTGTTTACATCAAGTGTAGCGTCGGTTTTATCAGGCGAATCACCGCATGCATACACAATGTCGAAACACGCAGTTGTAGGGTTAATGAAGAATTTGTGTGTTGAACTAGGGCAATATGGGATTAGGGTTAATAGTATTTCTCCGGGGTCGGTTTCAACACCGTTGTTGACGGCGGCAATGGGGTTGGATAAGGCGGCAGTGGACGGTATCTTGTGTGCGTCTGCGGTGCTGAAAGAGGTGGTTCCGACAGCAGATGATGTGGCGGAAGCCGCATTGTATTTGGGAAGTGATGCTTCTAAGTATGTTACTGGAGTTAatttggtggttgatggtggttatAGTACTACTAATCCTACTTATTCAAGGGTTATTAAACAAACATTTGAAGACTTAGTCAAAGGATAA